Below is a genomic region from Hevea brasiliensis isolate MT/VB/25A 57/8 chromosome 3, ASM3005281v1, whole genome shotgun sequence.
ggcctcgtgcacGATGATGTATATCGATGATATATAGTCATCTAACGATACACactgcatccagcttttataatttgttataggtttcttgagtactgataaaaattaattaagacttaaaatacaataagtaattataaaaaggtctcgataatgttaattatttccaaagagcaataaaaacgtaaaaaacccagaaatcatgatttacagatattaattcaattgtttaattattgttattataaattatgcaccactaagcgttatgcttggcgcgttggtttttcatcgcataggtactgaagatcagcagctgccacagtagtgttcggacagagttccaaccagatctgccaccgaccggagtcaccagtcttttgtattttggtagggcccatgtatagactagtattttggttcattatgtctggtcatgatgtatttcattttggacttgtagttaaatttgagattgaaatgaaaacttgtaatttattatctatgaatttccatatgaatgcaatagatgatacttcattttgagatctcataaatagttgtgaatgatatgataaaagagagtATGAtagggaaatgtgtgaaatgaatatagaCATGTTAACAGTTGATTAGTGGAAACCGGcctgatgctaataaaacaggggaggctctgtccgggtctccacagaaataaaatatatatataaaaaaaaattctgcacataaattacctgatttaaatgacattaaaatttacaatagacatgacaagacaagatagggtgctccggcaccgaatgtagcacttcttgctcggctatacagtagacgggtaaggggcgtcacattttagtagtatcagagtagaggtttaggcggtcctagacctagatagatagaaagaaatagttgcatcacatgcataaGCCTTTAGATAgaatcgaggtgacactaatgtagatatgtttttttttctgttttataggatcgatggcatccgaTCCGTCAGAGCATGGGTCTCAAAAATcgatagaggaagaggtagagagtcatgcaccTGCACCTGTGTCTAGTCAAGGgcgcagtagcagtagagcagaaCCATCATTGGGTACTTTAATAAGGACACAGtaggccttcctagagcaaatgactcaattgctccgtcAAGTCACcagagctatgccaccacctccccaacCAGTAAataggaccccagtagagagagttagaaatgatgagcagttcAGGAGGGACAGCAAGGTAAGAAAGGGTCCAGACTGCCACCCAGCGAATCAAGCATAGAGAGCAAGAGACCCAAGGGGTCTTAGGATCAGATTTAGAGcagagaacagaggcagaggttccGATTTGCCCCGAGGAGAGGAGGTTAGATGGGTGTATCAGTTGGCAATTCTGCGGGTCTTATAGCACGGAGATCAACcccgatgccagtttgtacacattgtggAAAGAACCgcagaggaaagtgtagattgctaatgggtggatgtttcagatgtgggtccatagagcattttttgagagattgcccacggaggagtgctcccacagctccaccacagactcagaGGTCTGCCCCAacagtacagaggggtagaagaccgatgagaccaaagatagctggtacatcacagagagcttctGAGACTATAGAACAGCCTAAGGCTGAAGTAGCACCACGTGTGCACGCTATTGCTCGAGAGGAGCTAGACCTGGTAGACGTTgtcagaggtacattttctaattataacacctttaaatatgtattgatagaccctaattatgttcacccctatatatgcattgtacctcctgttaaAAGATGATACCGagagatgggttagaagatgacatgcttgtcaccaaccctttgaaccataaggttatggtagattatcaatcgaaaaggatcgtatcatagataatagatggaaatgagaaggaggctgtgTATGAGATGAAATAAGATAAGTACAGAACTagttgaggaaaaaaaaaaaagagttagtctattgggatataccgtggtaactatgcaatgctcttgatgtttgtactgtaagctacagattacagtaccgacttaggaatattgtgtagagctacgtattttcaatagtaaatcgagataagaataagattgtagaactaggattaataagacagactaaagaaaaagtaaagtattataacacaaaaaggtgaaaagacaaggagatagcggtccctcaattatttacactgtgtaaatttcgaggatgaaattttatttagagagaaagaattgtaacgctctcaccgtaggtagtctgcacattttactgttccgacgactaatgtctgttcagacagtcaggatgtctgaaactacacttaaactagagtgaggaggcataaattaatgaaataaattaaaaaaatatatgaaaaattttgagaaataaaataaaatttagagaatttattaattgatataaaataataaaaataagctgatgagcaccatgaagggcattttggtcatttcacccctagaggtgaattttgacctaaatgttaaattaaaattaggaaataaaataattaacataaattaaatttatgaatttgaatttggaaaatgagaagaaaagaaaagaaaaggaaagaaaagaaaagaaaggaaatagacttatgaaatttaaaaacaataaagtacacataaatgtatatatataaatacccacaagagacaaaaccccaccaaccatcttcttcttcctcttctctctctatcCTTGCTGTCTCtcttggtctctccctccccaccattgttatcaagcataaagcttgatttcctcttcatttacccatcaatgcccatagctctcttcacaaataattctccccactccataaggaagctttagatacccatttgaagaagagaaattgaagtttgcaagttaGGTCAtaaggtaagtgcaaaaataccactccctctcttctttaaatcttataagaatgatgagatgagtgagtattctatgaaaatgaaaacaaataaaaaggaattgaagaaccctaattttggcagccatgaatcttgtgaggtttgctgtttttaaatgatgaaaaatagttccataaggatgtttgaatagttgatatgataagaagtgtaaaagaattgagtttctgtaaattaggtgattggaattagggtttatgtatatgatgtggggactttatgtaaatgcttgaaattgacttggttgagttgagattgttgcttatagaagtgctatgcatgctaattgaagtaagaaagatggaggaaattgaaattgggagtgcttgttttctgcaggttttgggactcaatgagttcaacatgagttttgaaccataactgaaaatatgtgactccaactggtatgaggccaattggaggtataactagacccaaaatagcccattttccatgaagaaaccatgcccaaattttgtccaAAACTTGACTTATATACTGCCCAAATCCAGATTAAcctgcaccaaacccagaaaatgaccacatttagtcataactccctctacattggtccaaatgacctgaatttgataccattgaaaagcttagatatagggctacaattttcatgaggaccactgAGCCCAAAAATgctaaaaaccaaaccaaattgctagcccaagttgggtcacaaaactgcccagaattaggttaCCTAGAAACTGCTGGACCTAACCTCACCtgatcagttttggcaaaatgacaataacttggtctacaagaactcaaatgtaatgaaaccagtggaaaaatgtccacaagacacagacatacaaaattggtgttttgaccaaaacccagaaaatgagagaactaggtcaaacagtTAGAATAAGTCACTATATCAAAACCtacaatctgaccaaacttcacttgaccccagaatagtcttttagtcataactcccactagaaaaatccaattaagatgagccatacctttctataaacctaagaaatagggctacaactttgtttcaGGAAccatcctcaaattatgaatttaagaatctcaaaaagGGACCTGCAATCACTGTCCTAAACTGAGCCCCTGTTGGCACAGGATACATGAACCCAGgttagttaattggccataaataattccacaaaacttgaaaaattgtgatacaaatttctcaatgatcataagaaatagggcaacaatttttatgaaaatcaccatgcctaaaagtgattgcaacctgttccattaattaggtaaaatttaagtccaaaagctgcctagttaaggaactagaatctgggaatgagtcagttatggttattcgaccataacttgagttctgaaaatcaaattgatatgattcaaaagggaaaataaagataagacatagaggaacaacttccatgaaggaagtgtagccgaacagtggctacaaactgattatatggaaaggtaaaagtaagacacaaaaactgaaactaaagaaaggtccatgagataaattatcttatagtAGGAATTTAagcctaacaagccattaaacactaaattacatgaaataggtatgtggaacCTACTTTTCCACTATaaggtgacatgaaattagttgatacataaaatgtaaatttacctaaatggtttgctaaacacataagtcataggaaaatacacttggaaactatctttccatcatatatgaaataacaatactataaatatgtatagtacatgacataaaataatgagagtgataaatacataagttatacgaataagtgcttgggacctatgttcctatTATAATAACATGAAAATAGTATTAAGCATAGGTaatacatgaagtgaaataaaaatatgttatgaacccttaatagtacatagcatgaaataataaaactataagtgcttaatagtactaatttgctcaaagtatgcctaggcttatatgtatatagttggatcgattggcatACCAATTAAGGACCACACAttgcagtactgcttatagagcaaatcatgaactgacaatatatgtttgatatgattgttctacaggctatatgcatgCTTAtctattggccattgtgcctaactttTTTCTGGCTTTacagcctgacagcgggtctcgtgccctacagctggcctcgtgcctgacagacgtatactggacagacatatggctgtctaaccagtatacacccgtgcatccatcttttataatttgttataggtttcttgggcactgataaaaattaattaagacttaaaatacaataagtaattataaaagatcccgataatgttaattgtttccaaagagcaataaaaacgtaaaagacccagaaatcatgatttacagatattaattcaattgtttaattattgttattataagttatgcaccactaagcgttggttttccatcgcgtaggcactgaagatcagcagccgccacagtagtgttcggacagagttctgaccagatctgccactaaCCAGAGTCACcataccagtcttttgtattttggtagggcccatgtatagactagtattttggttcattatgtctagtcatgatgtatttcattttggacttgtaattaaatttaagattgaaatgaaaacttgtaatttattatctatgaatttccatatgaatgcaatagatgatacttcattttgagatctcataaatagttgtgaatgatatgataaaagagaacatGATAggaaaatgtgtgaaatgaatgtggacacgttaacaggtgattagtgaaaACCCACCAgacgctaataaaacaggggagactCGGTCCggatctccacagaaataagatatatatatatataaaatctacaCATGAATTACctaatttaaatgacattaaaatttacaatagacatgacatgacaagacaaaataggatgctccagcaccgaatgtggcatttCTTGCTCGACTATatagtagacgagtaaggggcgtcacatcacATCTagcagtaaaatgaccaaaatgccctttatggtgctcatcgggttatttttattattttataccaattaataaattctctaaattttattttatttctcaaaatttttcctatattttttttaatatttatttcattaatttatgcctcctcactataatttaagtgtagttccaaacatcctgacagttcgaacagacattagtcgtcggaacagtaaaatgtacggattacctacggtgagggcgttacagttcCGATTTGATTTGGTACGATTCCAGTTCGGTTCtcgattcttaaaataattttatgtaattacttcCTTAAAAAGTCATATTTGTATCAGCATTTAAGTTttgagttgagttattaatacataatatatcatataatatacattttaattatttgttaatcatataatatttaactataggatacaaatataattaagaattaatatatatatatatatatataagataatagtatatttataattaagaaaaataaggtaatttaatgtatttataactaaaattattaaaaaaatatagaaaaatgaaatgtaatattAAGTTATATGTAGTTcataataatatatacatacataagtatatataattatattgaaagtatataatatatctaaaaaaaatatagaaaaacatatatataaattcgGTTCTCGGTTCGATTCCAATTCAGTATAGTTTCAGTTCGATTTCGATACAGTTCCGATTCAGTTCTTAGTAAAGAACCAGAATAGAaccaaagtatcaaaataaattcGGTTTGGTACAGTTTTTGTTAATTCGGTGTGGTTCACAGGTTCGGTTCAGTTCTCCCAAGAACCGTGCTCAGCCCTAATCATAAGTATCAAAGCACTCTTTGATCCTTGTCTTTGCTCTGTGTCATTCCCTTTTTGTTTAACCAAAAGTTTTTGTTTAAAGCTAAGTTATCATGTTCTAATTGATGCTACATCAGAGTTGTGATGGATTcagtggaaaaaaaaaattgatattattcaattcatgacCAAAAATCgagtgaaaagaaattaaaatgctttgACGTCATATTTTCACGACaagcatttttttcttttcatgacAAGAATTTTAGAGTACAATTGTTGTATTACAATGATTTTATGGTAGTAACTAATCATGATGGAGTTTATATGAATCCCATTAAAAATGAAAACATATTCATTGTACATACAATAATTGCATAGTACGATTTCTTCTCACAGTGAATCACTCTAAGCCCACTTGACTTCCTGAATCGTTGCACAAGGATTCACTCTtacttgctttcttcttcttaatACCATCACAAGACAGCCTGTAAGAACAAAGAAAACAGaagttttaaaaaatgaaaattaactaAGATCGGAgataataaattttgattcatttcattaatttgattcaaatttgtatgtaatttaatttagttcacataaattttaaaataataaattgaagaTTCAATTGAAAGTTAAACTAATGACTCATACAATTTAAATTAACCATTTGtcaatttaaatttttgacaagaaaatcaagtaaacataattaatttttctaaaaaatcaatattttatttaaattgatcTAAATTTTAAACAAGTATATATGGCGATGCATAAATGGAGCATACCTCAGTTGCAGTGAAGTCATTGAAATCTCAttatcactttcttcttccttctctccTCCGTCATAGCTAGCAGTTTTGGCAGTTCTTACAATAAAGAATCTCCTTTCAAATGGATTAAACTCCAGAAATGTTGATTTTGACAATGATGAACTTCTTTGAAGCTCCTccacctataattaataaatcatTACATAACATTCTATCAAACATGAAAATATTTTACACTTTCACATGTTTCATTAAATAAGATttatcaataattaattaattaattaaaattacctGTTTCCGCAGCTTTTCATTCTCTTCAATGAACTTCTTAATTCTATCAATTAGGGCTGCACATGTCACACCCATCCCCATCCCATAAAGATAGATGTTACTCAAAAAACTTACAGAGTCTCCCCTAAAAATATAACAAGTTGAACATGTCTAAATCGGCTGAGAACTTGGAAGACTATACTAGGAAGTGGCTTCACACCAACCAAACATAACTATTACGTCAGAGTATAATTATCCTCTCTTATCCTCTCTATAAGGTTCAAAAGAATATTTTTACAGATCATAAATGTCTAGCAGCCTAagcttataaattaatatattacaaTCCAAAAAGAATCAAAGTTTTATAAAGGAACATGTTGGCTGACCTCCACTAGACTCTATAGTTTGTGAAGTGGAAGAAAGGACAATGCTAATGAACAAGAGCTACTAGAAGTGGAATCACCGAAAAAGAATCTGAAATGTTAAATGATATAAAGGGTGAGTACAACTATTCAgtgaatagataaataaataacaaagggGGAACATATAAGGTTTTGATACTTATTAATACCATATACTATGCTAAATTAAGTAAGCTGAATAAATGTCATATATCTCAAATCGCATAATTATGTTGAAATAAAACATTTGTTACAACAAAGTTTCTAAAATAAATTTGCTAAAATATCATAAAATCTATAAAATCCGCATACACTCATAACATGTTTCCTTATAGTTAATGCTGGCATTTCaagtgcaataaaaataaaaatgctgGCAACCATGCTGGCATCTTGAGCTTTATGATGACACCAACGACCCAAGAGCAATCAAAATGTTGGTTACGCACATGTGCAGAGCTACCCCCAAAAGGTGACTACCTAATATACGTCAAAGgctttatatatatatcaagCGTTGTCTCAAAGATAGTATAGATATAAGTTGAGCTAAAAAAAAATCACCTGTCATCAATGTGCTATCTATTTGGTGCATACTTAGAGTATATTCGACCTTTTATTCGACTGTAAAGTTAAATTctgattttatttattaaagaACACATATCTACCAGTATCCATTGCCATTTTTgcataaagaaaataaagtacataaagatacatttaataaaataatagtgTTATATATTTATCCACTCACTTATACTAAATGAAGAATAGAGTTTAGACCGATGTAGCACCCCTAGTATCTATTACAAGAACTGGATCCTCTCCTAGGGTTAGATAAAAACAATTGAATCAAGGAAGGCATTTAAATATAGAATGATAATATGGAATGTGAAATGCATGACtctttttttaaaattcaaaaaaaaaaaaaatctggcaGTATTATGGCATAAACCAGACGTTTCCCAAAAATTCCAATAGCTCAACAATCCTCAACACATTACAATTAATTTAAAACACCCATTCGAAGCCTacacaaaatatttataaaaatccaCCTTTTTCTTCCATTTATTTATCCTTCATTCAACATATTTTTCTTCTCCTTAAGCATTTCATGCTAAAATCTCTtccaaaattaaatcaaaattctcGCTAACATGAATATAATTAAATTAGTTCCAAAATACGCCACGTCATACTTTAATTTTCTCCATTCTCAGCCTAGCATTTAAGACTTAAAAACTTAAATCCAATCCTTCCATATGAAAAATGCCAACTTTTAATTTCACCTATTAAAGAGCACACACCTAATAACTAGAAATTACATTTTCATTAACCCAAGAAACcaattatttcaaaataaaacTTTACCCACTAATCTAACATAAAACTTATCTCCCTCATTTCTCATGCCAAGGAATTACCATAGAACAATGGAATATCAAAATTTAGCAAGAAAAAAAGCTTCCCAGTTAAAAATTGAATATATTACTCTCATAAGTGGGAAATGGGTTTTGGGTTAGGTTTTTGTTGAAATGGGTGTTTAACTATTGAATTTTATGGGTATATGGGTTGATTTAAAAATTAGAAGTGAAGGAAAGGAGCAAAGGGAAATTTGGCTAGTGGTTTTGTAGAGCTACCTACTTCTGCTCGAAAAAGAATGAGACTTATTACTTGTTTAATGGGCCAAGAATGTTAGAgaaatttcattttcaaaatgTATTTACCAGGTATAACAAACAAGTTTGGATACTAGAGCCATATATTCTCTTCTCTTTTCCAAGTGGCTTCCTTTTTAAAGTGGTTGTTCCAATGGACTTTAATTAGAGGAATTACCTTATTCCTTAGAACTTTGTCTTCTCTAGCAGTTATGTCCACTAATTCTTCCTCATGAATCAAATCCTCTCTCAACTCGATAGGTTATCTCTAAAGGACATGAGAAGGACCAAATTTTATATATtcttaacatggatacatggaagacgttGTGAATTCGTgacagctctagtggtaaagctaaatGATAAGCAATTGGTCCAGTCCTCTGTAAAAACTCATAAGGCCATATGAACTAAGAACTCAACTTTCCATGCTTTCCAAAATGTATAACCCCTTTCTAAGGAAAAATCTTCAAGAATAACTTATCACCTACACTATACTCAATATCTCATCTCTTTAtatctgcataactcttttgcCTATCTTGTGAAGCCTTTAATCTACTTCTAATCATTTGAATCTTATTTGTAGTGTGTTGCACCATTTTTGGACCCTCTAGCTTTCTTTCTCCTACTTCAGTCCAAAACAATAGTGTTTTGCATCCCTTTCCATAAAACGTTTCGTAAGATGCCTACCAAGACTAGCAtgctagctattgttgtaagcaaactccatTAAACTCGTATACTTGTCCCAACTTCCTTTAAATTCCATCACACATGCCCTAAGCATATCTTTTAAGGTCTGAATAGTTTGTTCTGATTGACCATCAATCTATGAGTGGAAGGAAGTATTAAACTTCACCTTAGTGCCTCAAGCATATTGCAAGCTAGGCCAGAATCGAGATAAATATCTTAGATTTCTATATAAAACAATGGAAATTGGAGCACCATGAAGTCTTACAATCTTATTTACATAGATTTCTGCTAACTTGTCTAGAGAGTAATTCATCCTGATAGGCAAAAAGTGTGCTaatttggtcaatctatcaactaccaCTCACACTGTATCATGCTCTTGTGAATTACAAGGCAACCCAgaaacaaaatccatggtaatgtgTTCCCACTTCCTTCTTGGAATGGGAAGTGGCTACAGCTTCCCCATTGGATGTTGATGCTCTGTTTTAATTTGTTGGCTCACCAAGCATCtcgacacaaagtctgctatttcTTTCTTCATACTTGGCCACCAATAATTTTCTCCAAGATCTTGATACATCTTAGTTCTACCTACATGCATAGAGTAAGCAGAACAATGAGCTTCCTCTATAATTTCTCTCTTCAAGCTTTCTTCCTTAGGTACATATAATCTATCAGCAAacatcaaggt
It encodes:
- the LOC110652106 gene encoding uncharacterized protein LOC110652106, with the translated sequence MGMGVTCAALIDRIKKFIEENEKLRKQVEELQRSSSLSKSTFLEFNPFERRFFIVRTAKTASYDGGEKEEESDNEISMTSLQLRLSCDGIKKKKASKSESLCNDSGSQVGLE